Proteins from a genomic interval of Methanofollis formosanus:
- the hisS gene encoding histidine--tRNA ligase produces the protein MLQKPRGTRDFLPGEMARRRAAEAKMREAVARWGYGEVCTPTFEEVELFTIRSGENIKKEMYTFEDKGGRQMTLRPEVTASVARMYVNEGRSIPKPLRWFYVADCFRYERPQKGRYRQFWQFGVELIGADSAAADAEVVMVADDLLRSVGLEYDLKVGFLAPMKHLLAGIEPGLQRQVMGLLDKRDFEGLANCLQTCGQDELEDALTGLVSCRTPDEAFEICGDIPEKERIQEIFSILDGSETEYTLNFGIVRGLDYYTGMVFEGFAPNLGAESQVVGGGNYRLAKLFGGDDAASCGFAIGFDRVMVALGETPMPRPPLVAVLSQPGLQAAAFRTARALRAAGVTAELNLLDRGIGAQLSHAAKTADFACIIGQREAEAGTVTLKDLHTGEQREMGLSEVVAGVKGVGDR, from the coding sequence GCCGTCGCCAGATGGGGGTACGGCGAGGTCTGCACCCCGACCTTCGAGGAGGTGGAACTCTTCACCATACGCTCGGGCGAGAATATCAAGAAAGAGATGTACACCTTCGAGGACAAGGGCGGCCGGCAGATGACCCTCCGCCCCGAGGTGACCGCCTCGGTGGCGCGGATGTACGTCAACGAGGGACGCTCCATCCCCAAGCCCCTCAGGTGGTTCTATGTGGCCGACTGTTTCCGGTACGAGCGGCCGCAGAAGGGACGGTACCGCCAGTTCTGGCAGTTCGGCGTGGAACTGATCGGGGCTGACTCGGCCGCGGCCGACGCCGAGGTGGTGATGGTTGCCGACGACCTTCTCAGGTCGGTGGGCCTTGAGTACGACCTCAAGGTCGGGTTCCTTGCCCCGATGAAGCATCTCCTCGCAGGGATCGAGCCCGGCCTCCAGCGGCAGGTGATGGGGCTCCTGGACAAGCGCGACTTCGAGGGGCTTGCAAACTGTCTCCAGACCTGCGGCCAGGACGAACTCGAAGACGCCCTCACCGGCCTGGTCTCCTGCCGGACTCCCGATGAGGCCTTCGAGATCTGCGGTGATATCCCGGAGAAGGAGCGGATCCAGGAGATCTTCTCCATCCTCGACGGCTCGGAGACCGAGTACACCCTCAACTTCGGGATCGTCAGGGGCCTGGACTATTACACCGGGATGGTCTTCGAGGGCTTTGCCCCCAACCTCGGCGCCGAGAGCCAGGTCGTCGGCGGCGGCAACTACCGTCTGGCCAAACTTTTTGGCGGGGACGACGCCGCCAGCTGCGGGTTTGCCATCGGGTTCGACCGGGTGATGGTCGCCCTCGGCGAGACCCCGATGCCTCGCCCGCCCCTGGTCGCCGTCCTCTCCCAGCCAGGGCTCCAGGCCGCGGCCTTCAGGACCGCCCGCGCCCTGCGGGCGGCTGGGGTCACCGCCGAACTGAACCTGCTCGACCGCGGGATCGGGGCGCAACTCTCCCATGCGGCGAAGACTGCCGACTTCGCCTGTATCATCGGCCAGCGCGAGGCCGAGGCCGGGACCGTCACCCTCAAGGACCTGCACACCGGCGAGCAGCGGGAGATGGGTCTCTCTGAGGTTGTTGCCGGGGTGAAGGGCGTTGGGGATCGCTGA
- a CDS encoding DNA topoisomerase VI subunit B — protein MGIAEDLAKQQRSISVAEFFEKNKHLLGFDSPTRGIITTIKEAVDNALDACEEAEVLPDIYVSIRKGGQGAYRVAVEDNGPGIVPENVPNVFGKLLYGSRFHQIRQSRGQQGIGISAAVLYAQLTTGTPAVVTSRTSAKVPAHRFSLMIRTETNEPQVLAHEEVVWDRTHGTRIELEFTSSLAARKRLLEYLKYTSVVNPHARIRVEIDGEAETFERVSAEAIRPPQSIKPHPHGTELGTLKRMAAADPDRPLVEFLVDSFSKVGQKTAVAIAEAAGLAPETRMGTLGAAELKALHTAMQEVHVPPPPTSVCLSPIGEELIARGLEKEFQLDFVKARTRPAAVFSGHPFVVEAAIGYGGRLEAEGSAQLMRFANRVPLIYQQGACAITGAVAGVNWKNYNLSQSGLPTGPVLILVHVASTNVPFTSESKDAVASIPEIEREVTLVLQELGRELKAWIARRERNKQRQDRARAVCAVMPAIAEKVAEIVDKPVPDISALEGRIMRKVVARKRAHDGRVVIEVRNHTDQVVDLTIYDLSPDAGEDAVPAPSFASGTDGEYTRVWNCSLPAGERWQAAYAGTGGGFVDLKGVDDRKKVVLPFV, from the coding sequence TTGGGGATCGCTGAAGACCTGGCCAAACAGCAGCGCAGCATCTCGGTTGCCGAGTTCTTCGAGAAGAACAAGCATCTGCTTGGCTTCGACTCCCCGACCCGCGGGATCATCACCACCATCAAGGAGGCGGTGGACAATGCCCTGGACGCCTGCGAGGAGGCCGAGGTCCTCCCCGACATCTATGTGAGCATCAGGAAGGGCGGGCAGGGTGCGTACCGCGTGGCGGTCGAGGACAACGGGCCGGGGATCGTCCCGGAGAATGTCCCGAACGTCTTTGGCAAACTCCTGTACGGCTCGCGCTTCCACCAGATCCGGCAGAGCCGCGGTCAGCAGGGGATCGGGATCTCGGCCGCGGTGCTGTATGCGCAGCTCACCACCGGGACGCCGGCGGTCGTGACCTCACGGACCTCGGCGAAGGTCCCGGCGCACCGCTTTTCCCTGATGATCAGGACCGAGACGAACGAGCCCCAGGTGCTCGCCCACGAGGAGGTCGTCTGGGACCGGACCCATGGGACCAGGATCGAACTCGAGTTCACCTCCAGCCTCGCGGCCAGAAAACGCCTCCTCGAATATCTCAAATATACCTCGGTCGTCAACCCGCACGCGCGGATCCGGGTGGAGATCGACGGCGAGGCCGAGACTTTCGAGCGGGTCTCGGCCGAAGCGATCCGGCCGCCGCAGTCGATCAAGCCCCACCCGCACGGCACCGAACTCGGTACCCTCAAGCGGATGGCGGCGGCCGATCCCGACCGGCCGCTGGTCGAGTTCCTGGTCGACTCCTTCTCAAAAGTCGGGCAGAAGACGGCGGTCGCCATCGCGGAGGCGGCCGGACTCGCGCCCGAGACCCGGATGGGCACCCTCGGCGCCGCGGAGCTGAAGGCCCTCCATACCGCGATGCAGGAGGTCCATGTCCCGCCGCCGCCGACGAGCGTCTGTCTCTCCCCCATCGGCGAGGAACTCATCGCACGCGGGCTTGAAAAGGAGTTCCAGCTCGACTTTGTCAAGGCCCGCACCAGACCGGCCGCGGTCTTCTCAGGCCACCCCTTCGTGGTCGAGGCGGCGATCGGATACGGGGGCCGCCTTGAGGCCGAGGGTTCGGCGCAGTTGATGCGGTTTGCAAACCGCGTCCCGCTCATCTACCAGCAGGGGGCGTGCGCGATCACCGGGGCGGTGGCCGGGGTGAACTGGAAGAACTACAACCTCTCCCAGTCCGGCCTCCCGACCGGTCCGGTGCTCATCCTCGTGCACGTGGCCTCCACCAACGTCCCCTTCACCTCGGAGAGCAAGGACGCCGTCGCCTCGATCCCCGAGATCGAGCGGGAGGTCACCCTGGTCCTCCAGGAGCTGGGACGTGAACTGAAGGCCTGGATTGCCCGCCGCGAGAGGAACAAGCAGCGCCAGGACCGGGCGCGGGCGGTCTGTGCGGTGATGCCCGCGATCGCCGAGAAAGTCGCGGAGATCGTGGACAAACCGGTCCCCGACATCTCGGCCCTGGAAGGGCGGATCATGCGCAAGGTCGTCGCACGGAAACGGGCCCATGACGGCCGGGTCGTCATCGAGGTGAGAAACCACACCGACCAGGTGGTCGACCTCACAATCTACGACCTCTCCCCCGACGCCGGCGAGGACGCCGTCCCGGCGCCGTCGTTTGCGAGCGGGACCGACGGGGAGTACACCCGCGTCTGGAACTGCAGCCTGCCGGCCGGCGAGCGGTGGCAGGCGGCGTACGCGGGGACGGGCGGCGGGTTCGTCGACCTCAAGGGCGTGGACGACAGGAAAAAAGTGGTCCTTCCGTTTGTGTAG
- a CDS encoding FkbM family methyltransferase produces the protein MDIPFLIKDLIRTRDLQTWVNRRFKDEHRVPVDHRVFRTVSTHDGMVYMLSPEVRTVGDAAARYRLAEIKKDDIVIDIGANVGGFCIPAARRSAHVYAVEPMTADELRRNIALNGAEVTVIEAALGDRSEKEIAWGDEVRRVPTMTLDQLKEVCGGCDVLKCHCEGAEWSIRPEELDGIRRIELAYHPQKQSGVDPEVLLGSIRSHYVVEWEVVDGHALLHARLMEK, from the coding sequence ATGGACATCCCCTTCCTGATCAAGGACCTGATCCGGACCAGAGACCTCCAGACCTGGGTGAACCGGCGGTTCAAGGACGAGCACCGCGTCCCGGTGGACCACCGCGTATTCAGGACGGTCTCGACCCATGACGGCATGGTGTACATGCTCTCCCCAGAGGTCCGGACGGTCGGCGATGCGGCGGCGCGGTACCGTCTCGCTGAGATCAAGAAAGACGATATCGTCATCGACATCGGGGCCAATGTGGGGGGCTTCTGCATCCCGGCCGCCCGGCGCTCGGCGCATGTCTATGCCGTCGAACCGATGACCGCCGATGAATTGCGCCGGAACATCGCTCTCAACGGTGCCGAAGTCACGGTGATCGAGGCGGCCCTCGGCGACAGGAGCGAAAAGGAGATCGCCTGGGGGGATGAGGTCCGAAGGGTGCCGACGATGACGCTTGATCAGCTCAAGGAGGTCTGCGGCGGGTGCGACGTCCTGAAGTGCCACTGTGAAGGGGCGGAGTGGTCCATCAGGCCCGAAGAACTGGACGGGATCCGCCGGATCGAACTGGCCTATCATCCACAGAAGCAGAGCGGCGTGGACCCTGAGGTGCTGCTTGGATCCATCAGGTCGCACTATGTCGTTGAGTGGGAGGTGGTCGACGGTCATGCCCTCCTCCATGCTCGATTGATGGAGAAATGA
- a CDS encoding DNA topoisomerase IV subunit A produces METEQKAAERLYAIAERWYGQLSEGQIPSIALPTRTKQNIEYDEGSGVWKYGDRESVRSAQTAKGAVHLLKMAYVVGFLKQQLAENRSSTLREMYYISEGWKQAKFAAQDESNRLVEDLEILTDIQREVYHLRPEEDGASLFGPIRVREQTRRGMREIHCQDDVGETGYQIPNNVDALEFVDHDANFVIALETGGMYARLIENGFDEEYGAALVHLKGQPARSTRRLLKRIHEEFKLPVIVFTDGDPWSYRIYASVAYGSIKAAHMSELLATPQAQFVGVQPSDIRDYDLPADHLSDQDVAALKAELTDPRFASDYWREQIGLQLEMGLKAEQQAFASQGLDFVTREYLPARLSEMGVL; encoded by the coding sequence GTGGAGACAGAACAGAAGGCTGCAGAACGGCTCTATGCGATCGCGGAGCGGTGGTACGGGCAACTCAGCGAGGGGCAGATCCCCTCCATCGCCCTCCCGACCAGGACCAAGCAGAATATCGAGTACGACGAGGGGAGCGGGGTCTGGAAGTACGGCGACCGCGAGAGTGTGCGGTCGGCCCAGACGGCGAAAGGGGCGGTCCACCTCCTGAAGATGGCATATGTGGTCGGTTTCCTGAAGCAGCAGCTCGCAGAGAACCGTTCCTCCACGTTGAGGGAGATGTACTACATCTCGGAGGGCTGGAAGCAGGCGAAGTTCGCGGCGCAGGATGAGTCCAACAGACTCGTCGAGGATCTGGAGATCCTCACCGACATCCAGCGCGAGGTCTACCACCTCCGCCCCGAGGAGGACGGCGCCTCGCTCTTCGGGCCGATCCGGGTGCGCGAGCAGACCCGACGGGGGATGCGCGAGATCCACTGCCAGGACGACGTCGGCGAGACCGGATACCAGATCCCCAACAACGTCGACGCCCTGGAGTTCGTGGACCATGACGCCAACTTCGTCATCGCCCTGGAGACCGGCGGTATGTATGCGAGGCTCATCGAGAACGGGTTTGACGAAGAGTACGGCGCCGCCCTCGTCCACCTGAAGGGCCAGCCCGCCCGTTCCACCCGCCGGCTCCTCAAACGCATCCACGAGGAGTTCAAGCTCCCGGTGATCGTCTTCACCGACGGCGACCCCTGGTCGTACCGGATCTATGCCTCGGTGGCGTACGGCTCGATCAAGGCGGCGCATATGTCAGAACTGCTCGCCACCCCGCAGGCGCAGTTCGTTGGGGTGCAGCCCTCTGATATCCGGGACTATGACCTGCCTGCCGATCATCTCTCCGACCAGGACGTGGCGGCGCTGAAGGCGGAGCTGACCGATCCCAGGTTTGCGAGTGACTACTGGCGGGAGCAGATCGGGCTGCAGCTGGAGATGGGGTTGAAGGCGGAGCAGCAGGCGTTTGCAAGTCAGGGGTTGGATTTTGTGACGCGGGAGTATTTGCCGGCGCGGTTGAGTGAGATGGGGGTGCTGTAG
- a CDS encoding polysaccharide deacetylase family protein, whose translation MAEQRALIGVKYDDPYAVEETFQLFKIPWEWYDPSHAYDVVIARRGEVETAGAFLVDLLEKDYFAEIARILNEGLPHCHEPVVEILIDELRQVLKEHTLLVEIPPVPWGYSYIVALTHDVDITSVRERRWVSVGYAVYQCLRKGMVKDATCILGAKCGIGEDPWRCFEEWMRLEEDFGVRSTWFFLPEKGMAGEGAPAIRAGYYDLDPALIKTLTDGGWEVGVHGLDNWWDAGAAQDELRRVSDLTGAEVGTRVHWLLFDAGSWKKLDEAGYAYDSTFGYNDDVGFRAGTMQPYRPRGCERLLEVPLIIQDGGLFGGKTWNSSDDGGRGACLRLSEEEAMERCDEVLAYAKQYGGVVTLLWHQVSMAAPKKWGEFYRVLVERAIADEVWVASVEDVTRWFERRRKITLYFDIRENGFVIQLNGAEEGSDMANLKIFVPLHGSSIQNIGTEYQLGNTIVKITGENDKMSVYLQ comes from the coding sequence TTGGCCGAGCAGCGGGCGCTGATCGGGGTGAAGTATGACGACCCATACGCGGTTGAGGAGACCTTCCAGCTTTTCAAGATCCCGTGGGAATGGTACGATCCGTCGCACGCCTATGACGTGGTCATCGCCCGCAGAGGGGAGGTCGAAACAGCCGGTGCCTTCCTTGTCGACCTCTTGGAGAAGGACTATTTTGCCGAGATCGCACGGATTTTGAACGAAGGTCTCCCCCACTGCCACGAACCGGTGGTCGAGATCCTCATCGACGAACTGCGCCAGGTACTAAAGGAGCACACCCTCCTCGTGGAGATCCCACCGGTGCCCTGGGGCTACTCGTACATCGTCGCACTTACGCATGACGTGGACATCACCTCGGTGCGGGAGCGGCGCTGGGTCTCGGTCGGGTATGCAGTGTATCAGTGCCTGCGGAAGGGCATGGTGAAGGACGCCACGTGTATCCTCGGTGCGAAGTGCGGGATCGGGGAGGATCCCTGGCGTTGCTTTGAGGAGTGGATGCGGCTTGAGGAGGACTTTGGGGTGCGCTCGACCTGGTTCTTCCTGCCTGAGAAGGGAATGGCCGGGGAGGGTGCACCCGCGATCCGGGCTGGGTACTATGACCTCGATCCTGCGTTGATCAAGACGTTGACCGACGGCGGCTGGGAGGTCGGGGTGCATGGACTCGACAACTGGTGGGACGCTGGTGCGGCGCAGGATGAGTTGCGGCGCGTGTCAGACCTCACCGGTGCGGAGGTGGGGACGCGTGTTCACTGGTTGCTCTTTGATGCGGGCTCCTGGAAGAAACTCGATGAGGCAGGGTATGCCTATGACTCGACCTTTGGGTACAACGACGATGTGGGTTTCAGGGCCGGGACGATGCAGCCCTATCGGCCGCGGGGGTGCGAGCGTTTGCTGGAGGTGCCCTTGATCATCCAGGATGGCGGTCTGTTTGGGGGGAAGACCTGGAACTCCTCTGACGATGGAGGACGGGGTGCATGCCTCCGCCTCTCTGAAGAGGAGGCGATGGAGCGGTGCGATGAGGTGCTGGCGTATGCGAAGCAGTATGGTGGGGTCGTCACTCTTCTGTGGCACCAGGTGAGCATGGCGGCGCCGAAGAAGTGGGGGGAGTTTTATCGGGTGCTGGTGGAGAGGGCAATCGCTGATGAGGTGTGGGTGGCGTCGGTTGAGGATGTTACGCGATGGTTTGAGAGAAGACGAAAGATTACACTTTATTTTGACATTCGTGAAAATGGGTTTGTGATCCAGTTGAATGGAGCGGAAGAGGGCAGCGATATGGCGAACCTCAAGATATTTGTCCCTCTACATGGTTCATCCATCCAGAATATCGGTACTGAATATCAACTAGGAAATACCATAGTGAAAATAACCGGCGAAAATGATAAGATGTCGGTGTATCTCCAATGA